A stretch of DNA from Desulfosarcina ovata subsp. ovata:
TCGCCAATAACAGCGTTAAGCTGAAATAGCAGATAGTATGAAATCAGTTGTGAAACGTAACTGAGAATGCGAACTATCTATCTTCATCAAATCCCATCTTTTTAGAACCCATCCATGATTAAATAAAATAATCATATTAGCAGCTGCCCTACAGTTGAAACTTTTAAATAGTTTCCTTTTTTGGCCTTCCATTAAAATATCCTCAAACATAGAAATTGTTTTTCTTTCAATCCTCATAATCTCCTTTTTTAATTTAGCATTAAGAAGATGGCCTTCCTCATACATAAATAAGAATAAGTCTTGGAGTTCGTCAACCAAATCGAATTGAGTTTTAATTGCCATAGTAATCCTATCAACTGGATCCTCTATTCCAATTAAATTTTCACTGATTTTAACAAAATTTAACTCAACTATCCTCTTATGTACCGTGAAAAGAATTTCTTCTTTATTTTTGAAATAATCATATATGGGACCAATTCCTATCCCAGACTCCCTTGCGATATCACGAACAGAGGTGTCGTGATATCCGTTTTTTGAAAAGAGTTTTGCGGCCGTGTCACATATCTGCCCCTTTTTTTTCTGGACAAGTTCGGATTTCTTAATGTTCGAATGAATCACCATACTATCCTTGGCTTTGTCTTCAAATCATATGAACTCTTAGATAGTCGAAAGTTAAAATTGCAACCGTATTAAATAGTCGTAGCAATAAGCAACATTTCTCTGCATATTGATACCATATATTTTATAGCAGACATATAAACAAATAAATCTTATATTGAGATGATTAATAGGTTATTTTCGGTTACATTGATCGAGAAACCATTACTCAGTTTTTACGAGACTGTCAATCATACTCTTGGTTTTAAATAGCAGTTGTTATTATTGCGCGTCAAGTAAAAAATAACAATCATTATTATTTGACACCCTCCAAATGAGATGCCTGGCCGGCAAACATGTCGTACCTACTCAATGTCGTTGAATTAAGCATTCTAAGTGCATAACGTATTGTATATGCAGGTATTTTATGATATCTTTATTGACTAAGATATCAACTCAAAAATCCAAAAGGAGAAAAAATGATTGCAGAAAAAAGAGAACTTGGCATGGAGACTGAAATGCCCGAACTGTGCCGGATATAGTCGATTCTTTAAAAAAGTTGATCGAATCCGAAGATTTCTGCAATCGATTTAAAAAACGACCCGAAGACTTCACCCGAAACCGGGCCTTATCCTTTAAAAATCTCATTTGCTACATGATCAATTTGCCCGCGGCGGCATATGAAACCGAATTGTACAATCTTAGCAAAAATCTGAAAGGGGCGGACATCGCCGAACCCCTGGCTTCCAAAAGCGCATTGACCAAAGCCCGAGAAAAACTGTGCCACAGTAACGATTCACTCCCCCGTAGAAAAGCCAAGTTATACACCAGGAGCTTGGGCAACAATTCCTTTACGCCCTTGAGCAAGGACGTTCGCAATATAATCCCATGGGTCGATATTTCTCAATCGACAAGTTTCAATGAGGCTGATCGTTGCAGCATAAGAAGTGCTGCCTTCAGTCGTGCGTGTGCCAAACGTGATTTTTCGATACAGGACCACCCATCGCAAAGCTCGCTCGGCCTCATTATTTGTGGCAGGCAACCCGGGATTTTTGACAAACGCCACCACCGCATCCCAATCGTTTAAAATCTCTTTGGCAAGAGACTTCAATTTGTCATGATCTGATTTTGATCCCAGATTGCAAGCCCTTTTTAGTCTGGCGAGAATTGGCTTGCATTCTTTTTTACCATCCTCGCCCCGGGCCATTGCCTTTATTAGCCCTCGCATCTCCCGTAGGAGCCAATCTCCGGTTTTTTGTGCCTCCTTGCTTACCGCACCAGTCAAGGCAACGGCCTTTCTGATTAAATGAGCCAAACAACGCTGCCTTTTTGTATGGCTACGATAAGCACCATAACCATCTGTAATCAGCCATCCCAAAAAGGCTTGTGTGATCAGCTGGAGCAGCAGCTCCTTTTTACGGCTTCCGATTCGGTAAATCGCTGTTTTGTGGCCGATGGCTACCCAAACCCAACAAAATATACCTTTTTGGTACCAAGGCGTCTCGTCCATATGTATCTTGTCTTCTTTCTGCAAATCATCAATGAGCTCATCAACTACAGGATTGCAAGCGATACCGACCTCTCTGATGGATTCACAGATAAGACCATAGGAAATATTAAAATTTAACCAACTTTTCAAAAACTCTTGGATCTTTTTGCGTGACATGCCGCAACGCCGATTTAAGGCGGCCATGAATGTGGCAAGCATCGGACCGACCATCGTATATTCACTCAGCTTCACATTGCGCTTGCGTCCCTCAAGAATCGATTCATACCCTTGGCCGGGTCTTTCAATATTGTCATGGCCGCATGCACACAGCGCGCTATAATAACGATTAAGGGTTTTAGACCGTTTTTAGTTTTTTCCAGCTCGTATGTATAAAATCCGGTGTGTGCCGCCGCCTGTTTAGCGAGCTTGGCCGAACATATGATGCATTGCTGTGGATGATGATCAACGAAATGATCGGGTTGCGGTTTTTCTTTACGCCAAAATCCCTGGGATCCGGGTTGCCGTCCTGCATTGCGCTTTACGGTGTCTTGGCAGTTGTCGGAATCTTTCTGTTCCTGAGCATTTTTTTCTTCTCCGTCCAATGGTTCGCTGTCTACGTCTTCATCCTCTCGCTTTTGTCCTTCTGGGTTGGACTGTTCAACTCCATCCGATATCATCTTACATTTATACGGACTATCGCTTGACGGCGGTCTGGAACTGTTGCTTGAATCCTGATTTAGACGTTCATACAGATCTATACCAAAATCGCGCAATCTTAAAGTTAGATCAATCAGATCGGATTTTCTCAATTTGTTGAGAGATTCTCCGTTGCTCTGATTAAGGTCTTCAGGGCCAAATCGTTTTCCCATATTTTGTCACTATCAGGTATGGTTCAATTTGTCCCGTTAAAAATGAATTTCCTTCGTTTTTTCTTTGGGGATGTGAATTGTTACGTGCCACATGGCCTTTATCGAACTCAACGATTATTTGGTGCGTCTGAGCCAAATGCGTTTTGCACCAAACCGTTGGAACGGATTCTTTCTTTTGGCTACAGACGGTACGCTGTGCACCCTGCCCACAGCAAAACCGGTTGTCGAACATTTCGGTCAGTGGCATGGGCGGCAGGGCGACCCTTGCCCGAAAGCACGCGTCTCGCAATTGTATGATGTCTTAAACCATATTACTGTAGCCTCGTCGATCACTTCAAAATGTATTGGCGAACGAGAACTGGCCGCCGCTCATTGCGCTCATCTCGGTCCAGAGGACCTGTTGCTACTGGATCGCGGCTATGAAAGTTTTTGGCTGTTCAAACTGATCGTGGCAAGCAACGCCAATGTCTGTGCCCGTGTGTCATGCAATAAGCTCAAGGTTGTCAAAGCGTTTTTGCAATCCGGGGAGCCTGACCGAATCGTTAAATTATCCTGCACTCCCAATTCTGCTCGCAAATGTGCCGAATTCGAATTGGATAAAAAGCCGCTAAAGCTTCGCCTAATACGGGTAGATCTGCCAACAGGCGAAAGCGAAGTCCTGATCACCTCGCTAACCGACCGGGGAAAGTACCCGGTGGAGATTTTCGGTGATTTGTACCACCAACGCTGGCCGGTGGAAGAAGACTACAAAGTCATGAAGTCTCGCATCCAAATCGAAAATTTCAGCGGCAAAACGGTTCATTCGGTCTATCAGGACTTTTACGCCAAGGTAT
This window harbors:
- a CDS encoding TetR/AcrR family transcriptional regulator; the protein is MVIHSNIKKSELVQKKKGQICDTAAKLFSKNGYHDTSVRDIARESGIGIGPIYDYFKNKEEILFTVHKRIVELNFVKISENLIGIEDPVDRITMAIKTQFDLVDELQDLFLFMYEEGHLLNAKLKKEIMRIERKTISMFEDILMEGQKRKLFKSFNCRAAANMIILFNHGWVLKRWDLMKIDSSHSQLRFTTDFILSAISA
- the tnpC gene encoding IS66 family transposase, whose protein sequence is MKLSEYTMVGPMLATFMAALNRRCGMSRKKIQEFLKSWLNFNISYGLICESIREVGIACNPVVDELIDDLQKEDKIHMDETPWYQKGIFCWVWVAIGHKTAIYRIGSRKKELLLQLITQAFLGWLITDGYGAYRSHTKRQRCLAHLIRKAVALTGAVSKEAQKTGDWLLREMRGLIKAMARGEDGKKECKPILARLKRACNLGSKSDHDKLKSLAKEILNDWDAVVAFVKNPGLPATNNEAERALRWVVLYRKITFGTRTTEGSTSYAATISLIETCRLRNIDPWDYIANVLAQGRKGIVAQAPGV
- a CDS encoding DUF6444 domain-containing protein, encoding MGKRFGPEDLNQSNGESLNKLRKSDLIDLTLRLRDFGIDLYERLNQDSSNSSRPPSSDSPYKCKMISDGVEQSNPEGQKREDEDVDSEPLDGEEKNAQEQKDSDNCQDTVKRNAGRQPGSQGFWRKEKPQPDHFVDHHPQQCIICSAKLAKQAAAHTGFYTYELEKTKNGLKPLIVIIARCVHAAMTILKDPAKGMNRFLRDASAM
- a CDS encoding IS4 family transposase, producing MAFIELNDYLVRLSQMRFAPNRWNGFFLLATDGTLCTLPTAKPVVEHFGQWHGRQGDPCPKARVSQLYDVLNHITVASSITSKCIGERELAAAHCAHLGPEDLLLLDRGYESFWLFKLIVASNANVCARVSCNKLKVVKAFLQSGEPDRIVKLSCTPNSARKCAEFELDKKPLKLRLIRVDLPTGESEVLITSLTDRGKYPVEIFGDLYHQRWPVEEDYKVMKSRIQIENFSGKTVHSVYQDFYAKVFTKNFAAVLIQSVSNRIKTITSGRLYSYKANVTNVLAMLRHHIVVLFNRMQDLLCENVSKIQNLIVRVLNEIRPSRSEPRAFKKKSRRKFSTAYKPIS